One region of Edaphobacter bradus genomic DNA includes:
- a CDS encoding TM2 domain-containing protein has product MSFADPVYTARMDDRQRAWFYAEYQHARRDEVIGVLLALFLGCFGVHHFYLSRNGLGILYLCFFWTGIPTLAGLVEAFFMPGRVREYNAQQADYIARHILASAYAYAPPSSTPTPCAACGGPVEPMAAFCPHCGHATSNPIHAEQAEVGTV; this is encoded by the coding sequence ATGTCATTCGCAGATCCCGTCTACACAGCACGCATGGACGACCGTCAGCGCGCCTGGTTCTACGCCGAGTACCAGCACGCCCGCCGCGACGAGGTGATCGGCGTTCTGCTCGCCCTGTTCCTCGGCTGCTTCGGAGTCCACCACTTCTACCTGAGCCGGAACGGCCTCGGAATCCTGTACCTCTGCTTCTTCTGGACCGGTATCCCCACCCTCGCCGGCTTGGTCGAGGCGTTCTTCATGCCTGGCCGCGTCCGCGAGTACAACGCCCAGCAGGCAGACTACATCGCCCGCCATATCCTCGCCAGCGCCTACGCTTACGCGCCGCCGAGCTCCACGCCTACTCCCTGTGCCGCCTGCGGAGGCCCCGTCGAACCGATGGCCGCCTTCTGCCCGCACTGCGGCCACGCGACCAGCAACCCCATCCACGCGGAGCAGGCTGAAGTAGGAACGGTCTGA
- the rpmA gene encoding 50S ribosomal protein L27 encodes MAHKKGLGSSKNGRDSNAQRLGVKRFGGQTVTGGSIIVRQRGTPLKAGANVGRGKDDTLFAKIDGVVKFQDRGQLGRFVSIEPVA; translated from the coding sequence ATGGCACATAAAAAAGGTTTAGGATCTTCGAAAAACGGCCGCGACTCCAATGCGCAGCGGCTCGGCGTGAAGCGGTTCGGCGGCCAGACGGTCACCGGGGGCTCAATCATCGTTCGTCAGCGTGGGACCCCACTGAAGGCCGGCGCCAATGTGGGCCGGGGCAAGGACGACACCCTGTTCGCCAAGATCGACGGCGTGGTGAAGTTCCAGGATCGCGGACAGCTCGGGCGGTTTGTCTCCATCGAACCTGTCGCGTAA
- the rplU gene encoding 50S ribosomal protein L21, with protein sequence MYAVIRTGGKQYRVAPGDTLKIETTAHQEGNVEFSDVLAVSGAEGQFESDLKGAKVTATVLGEGRGDKILVFKLKRKKQYKKMQGHRQDYVEVKINEIVVGGKSLK encoded by the coding sequence ATGTACGCAGTTATCCGCACCGGCGGCAAGCAGTACCGGGTCGCCCCTGGCGATACGTTGAAGATCGAGACCACAGCGCACCAGGAAGGCAACGTCGAGTTCTCGGACGTTCTGGCCGTCAGCGGGGCAGAGGGTCAGTTTGAGAGCGACCTGAAGGGCGCCAAGGTGACCGCGACCGTGCTCGGCGAAGGCCGCGGCGACAAGATCCTGGTCTTCAAGCTGAAGCGCAAGAAGCAGTACAAGAAGATGCAGGGCCACCGCCAGGACTACGTCGAGGTCAAGATCAACGAGATCGTGGTGGGCGGCAAGTCGCTCAAGTAA
- a CDS encoding DUF6632 domain-containing protein, with amino-acid sequence MRRRLLQVLLVLSGLFFVAGIYPLFTSIPRHDQSAYGDQMMLAVYFVLGVFLLLAAKMPQAHRSLIAFPGWGTLAHDAIMAVQAYQQKQLRSELLPLIVIALLCISLIILTPPRLLSSGAPRVSSPQ; translated from the coding sequence TTGCGACGACGCTTGCTGCAGGTCCTGCTGGTGCTCAGTGGTTTATTCTTTGTTGCGGGCATTTATCCGCTGTTCACATCGATTCCACGACATGATCAGTCTGCTTACGGCGATCAGATGATGCTCGCTGTTTATTTTGTGCTTGGGGTGTTCCTGCTCCTGGCGGCGAAAATGCCCCAAGCTCACCGCAGTTTAATTGCGTTCCCTGGTTGGGGAACTCTCGCTCACGACGCCATCATGGCTGTCCAAGCTTACCAACAGAAACAGTTGCGCTCCGAATTGCTGCCTCTGATCGTAATCGCACTGCTCTGCATCTCTCTGATTATCCTGACTCCTCCACGGTTACTCTCTAGCGGAGCGCCCCGTGTTAGCTCACCTCAATAG
- a CDS encoding nuclear transport factor 2 family protein, which translates to MKPKQHLEQSMQEEQIRKALNAHWDASAAGDANAEHDIYDDDAICDYPQSGERILGRSNLQAVRSHHPGKPSGFNVKRILGKGDLWITEYTITYQGRPAYTVSIMEFRNGKVVHETQYFADPFEAPAWRSQWVQRIS; encoded by the coding sequence ATGAAACCCAAACAGCACCTGGAGCAGTCCATGCAAGAGGAGCAAATACGTAAAGCCCTGAACGCGCACTGGGACGCGTCGGCAGCCGGAGATGCAAACGCGGAACACGATATTTACGATGACGACGCCATTTGTGACTATCCCCAGTCAGGCGAGCGAATCCTCGGGCGAAGCAATTTGCAGGCCGTGCGGAGTCATCATCCCGGCAAGCCGTCAGGTTTCAACGTCAAGCGAATTCTCGGAAAAGGTGATCTCTGGATCACGGAATACACAATCACCTACCAGGGGCGCCCAGCATACACAGTGAGCATTATGGAGTTCCGCAACGGTAAGGTCGTGCACGAGACACAGTATTTCGCAGATCCCTTCGAGGCGCCGGCCTGGCGGAGTCAATGGGTTCAGCGGATCTCCTGA
- a CDS encoding aldo/keto reductase, with the protein MIESSDFRVARIPLSNGAGHMPALGFGTLIPDAAATISATRDALEAGFRHFDCAERYRNEREVGEALQAGLAAGGIAREDIFVTTKLWNSNHRPERVEPAFEASLDRLGLKYLDLYLIHTPFAFQPGDEQDPRDQNGNVLYDRGVTLLDTWRAMESLVDHGRCRAIGLSDITLNGLVPIYESAKIKPAVVQVEAHPYLPETELLEFCKEKGIVLLAFAPLGHGIRPGPLEDPVISAIAARVGKTPAQVLLAWAVQRGTALLTTPKTAARARENLNISALPEDAFDEINRIQTRQRFNEVVKTGSPGFIPQGS; encoded by the coding sequence ATGATCGAATCGTCTGATTTTCGGGTGGCGAGAATACCACTCAGCAACGGAGCCGGCCACATGCCCGCGCTCGGGTTTGGCACCCTGATTCCCGATGCAGCCGCGACGATAAGTGCTACCAGAGACGCGCTGGAAGCCGGATTTCGACACTTCGATTGTGCGGAACGATATCGGAACGAGCGTGAGGTAGGCGAGGCGTTGCAGGCGGGACTTGCCGCTGGAGGGATCGCGCGCGAAGACATCTTTGTTACCACAAAGTTGTGGAACTCCAATCACCGGCCCGAGCGCGTCGAACCGGCTTTCGAAGCGAGTCTGGACAGACTCGGGCTCAAGTATCTGGATCTCTATCTCATTCACACTCCATTTGCGTTTCAACCGGGGGACGAGCAGGATCCGCGGGATCAAAACGGCAATGTCCTTTACGACCGCGGCGTCACTTTGCTCGACACCTGGAGGGCGATGGAAAGTCTCGTAGACCATGGCAGATGCCGGGCCATCGGACTGTCTGACATAACCTTGAACGGACTGGTGCCCATCTACGAATCTGCGAAAATCAAGCCAGCCGTGGTCCAGGTCGAAGCACATCCGTATCTGCCGGAAACGGAGCTTCTGGAATTCTGCAAGGAGAAGGGCATTGTGCTTTTGGCTTTCGCGCCATTGGGTCACGGAATAAGGCCGGGGCCGCTCGAAGATCCAGTCATTTCGGCAATCGCCGCGCGAGTTGGAAAGACGCCAGCGCAGGTGCTGCTGGCCTGGGCGGTGCAGCGCGGCACGGCTTTGCTTACCACGCCTAAGACTGCGGCCCGCGCGCGGGAGAATCTCAACATCTCTGCCCTTCCGGAAGACGCGTTTGACGAAATCAATCGAATTCAGACTAGACAGAGGTTCAATGAAGTAGTGAAGACCGGCAGCCCGGGTTTCATTCCACAAGGTAGTTGA
- a CDS encoding VOC family protein: MASITGIGGAFVRARDPEQLYGWYERHLGLSRSKGFFAFPASAQRAQIVFAFFSQDDEYFPVVQKAMINLQVDNLDGVLDRLTNEGVAVDPKRESYDFGRFGWFTDPEGNRVELWQPVAAG, from the coding sequence ATGGCTTCAATCACCGGGATTGGCGGTGCATTTGTCCGAGCGAGGGATCCAGAACAACTCTATGGGTGGTACGAACGGCATCTCGGCTTATCGAGGTCAAAAGGGTTCTTCGCGTTTCCTGCCTCGGCGCAACGTGCTCAGATTGTCTTCGCCTTCTTCAGCCAAGACGATGAGTATTTCCCTGTGGTACAGAAGGCAATGATCAACCTCCAAGTGGATAACCTCGATGGAGTGCTGGACCGTCTGACAAACGAAGGCGTCGCGGTCGATCCCAAACGCGAGAGCTACGATTTCGGCAGATTCGGCTGGTTCACCGACCCGGAAGGAAATCGTGTCGAGCTTTGGCAGCCTGTTGCTGCTGGTTGA
- a CDS encoding SulP family inorganic anion transporter translates to MNKVQLGSDIMAGITLAALGIPEVMGYTKIIGTPVITGLYTIFLPMVVFAVFGSSRHLVVSADSATAAMVFAALTALSFVANTPRYIELTSLIALVSGATLLLARILRLGFLADFLSRTVLVGFLTGVGVQVAIGQIHEMLGIEANGHGFLRQTLFTLRHLNETHLPSALIALTVVAVIVGFEFLAPRFPGALIAVVGMTAASAIRNWAGHGVRVVGNVPGGLPHLSVPHITLSDVMLVLPISFSCFIVILSQSAATSRAYALRYRENFSQNVDLVGLSLANLVAGCSSTFVVNGSPTKTAIVDSGGGRTQWAHLTTAAVTLLVLLFLTKPLSYLPNSVLAAIVFMIGVKLIDHRGLAEVCRVSPTEFLLALITAATVVFFGVEQGILLATVMSLLMHVRHGYRPHTGVVVRDSTDHWRIDDPVPGREAEPGLVMFWFGGGLFYANAAFFADQARRLVHDSPAAVRWLVVDARAVTEMDFSAGRALLELFEDLKKAGVALAFIVVPVRQPRVLERMGLLELIGSNRIFESRYECVQAYLSETAAKPQS, encoded by the coding sequence TTGAATAAGGTTCAACTCGGTTCCGACATCATGGCCGGCATCACGCTCGCTGCGCTGGGCATTCCAGAGGTAATGGGATACACCAAGATCATCGGCACACCTGTGATCACTGGGCTCTACACGATCTTCCTGCCAATGGTGGTGTTTGCGGTCTTCGGGTCTTCGCGGCATCTGGTGGTCAGCGCAGATTCTGCGACGGCGGCGATGGTATTCGCGGCGCTGACCGCTCTTTCCTTTGTTGCCAATACTCCGCGATACATCGAGCTTACCAGTCTCATCGCACTCGTTTCTGGAGCCACACTCCTTCTGGCCAGGATCCTTCGTCTTGGCTTCCTTGCTGACTTCCTCTCTCGAACAGTGCTTGTCGGCTTCCTTACGGGTGTCGGCGTGCAGGTTGCAATTGGTCAGATACACGAGATGCTCGGCATCGAAGCAAACGGCCACGGGTTTCTTCGTCAGACTCTCTTCACCTTGCGGCACCTGAACGAAACCCATCTGCCAAGCGCGCTTATCGCACTGACGGTTGTGGCCGTCATTGTAGGATTTGAGTTCCTCGCTCCACGTTTCCCCGGCGCTCTTATCGCCGTAGTCGGCATGACCGCAGCAAGCGCCATCCGCAATTGGGCCGGCCACGGCGTACGTGTAGTTGGAAACGTCCCGGGCGGCCTTCCCCATCTGAGCGTTCCGCATATTACGCTCTCAGACGTGATGCTGGTTCTGCCGATCTCCTTCTCGTGTTTTATCGTGATCCTCTCTCAAAGTGCCGCCACATCGCGGGCGTACGCTTTGCGCTACCGCGAAAACTTCAGCCAGAATGTCGACTTAGTTGGTTTGTCGCTGGCCAACCTAGTCGCGGGCTGCAGCAGTACGTTTGTCGTGAACGGCAGCCCGACCAAGACAGCAATCGTGGACTCAGGAGGCGGCCGCACTCAGTGGGCTCATCTCACTACCGCTGCCGTTACGCTTCTCGTCCTGCTGTTCTTGACGAAGCCGCTGAGTTATCTTCCCAACTCCGTCCTCGCTGCGATTGTTTTCATGATCGGCGTCAAACTGATCGATCATCGTGGTCTCGCGGAAGTTTGCCGCGTGAGTCCAACAGAATTCCTTCTGGCTTTGATCACAGCGGCAACGGTTGTCTTTTTCGGTGTGGAGCAAGGGATTCTGCTCGCGACGGTAATGTCTTTGCTGATGCATGTGCGCCACGGCTACCGGCCGCATACCGGCGTCGTCGTGCGGGACAGTACCGATCACTGGCGAATTGACGACCCCGTCCCCGGAAGGGAAGCCGAACCCGGTTTGGTTATGTTCTGGTTTGGAGGGGGCCTTTTCTACGCCAATGCAGCATTCTTTGCAGACCAGGCTCGGAGACTTGTGCACGATTCACCGGCGGCCGTGCGATGGTTGGTGGTTGACGCCAGGGCCGTTACAGAGATGGATTTTTCCGCCGGACGCGCCCTTCTTGAACTCTTCGAGGACCTGAAAAAGGCCGGTGTAGCTCTTGCCTTCATTGTCGTCCCCGTGCGACAGCCGCGAGTCCTTGAACGTATGGGGCTGCTGGAACTCATCGGCTCGAACCGAATCTTCGAATCCCGCTACGAGTGTGTTCAGGCGTACTTGTCGGAGACGGCAGCGAAACCACAATCATAG
- a CDS encoding potassium channel family protein produces MQSRLVRRIILIAGLLCFTVVVGTAGFKLIEGYTWFDGFYMTITTITTVGYQELWPLSHAGRVFNSFLILFGVSAMFLAVGAMTQTIIELELQDRYGERRKRRMINHLHDHIIVCGFGRVGRNACYELQRADAPFVLLDRNEQRVAKAVNAGMLAIVADATQDDSLREAGVTRARGLIAALPSDAENLFIILSAKTLNPRLTVVTRVSEEEAGEKLRRAGADTVFTPYAMAGRQLADALLRPHVVEFLDFARGDIGPKVTMEEVCVASKGEFTGEFTRKTLGQLLESRKSGVIVLAVRKQGGETIFNPPAELEISAGDFLIVMGERSSLQKLEQILTS; encoded by the coding sequence ATGCAAAGCCGCCTGGTTCGCCGGATCATTCTGATCGCTGGACTGTTATGCTTCACGGTGGTTGTGGGTACCGCCGGCTTCAAGCTGATAGAAGGCTATACGTGGTTCGACGGCTTCTACATGACCATCACGACGATCACGACGGTCGGCTATCAGGAGCTGTGGCCTCTCAGCCATGCTGGACGGGTCTTTAATTCGTTCCTGATTCTGTTTGGAGTGAGCGCCATGTTCTTAGCGGTGGGCGCCATGACCCAAACTATCATCGAGCTCGAGTTACAGGATCGCTATGGCGAACGCAGGAAAAGACGCATGATCAATCACCTGCACGACCACATTATCGTCTGCGGTTTTGGCCGTGTAGGCCGGAACGCCTGTTATGAACTTCAACGGGCAGACGCTCCCTTCGTGTTGCTTGATCGCAATGAGCAGCGTGTTGCAAAGGCGGTGAACGCTGGAATGCTTGCCATTGTTGCGGATGCGACGCAAGATGACAGCCTTCGCGAAGCAGGCGTGACCAGAGCAAGGGGACTGATTGCCGCTTTGCCCTCCGATGCCGAGAACCTCTTCATCATTCTCTCGGCAAAGACTCTGAATCCGAGGCTGACTGTTGTAACCCGGGTCTCTGAAGAAGAAGCCGGAGAAAAATTGCGCCGCGCAGGAGCCGACACTGTCTTTACTCCCTATGCGATGGCGGGACGCCAACTTGCTGACGCATTGCTGCGACCCCATGTGGTTGAGTTCCTGGACTTCGCCAGAGGCGACATAGGGCCAAAGGTCACGATGGAAGAAGTCTGCGTCGCGTCCAAGGGTGAATTCACAGGTGAATTCACCAGGAAGACTCTGGGGCAGCTGTTGGAGTCGCGGAAATCCGGAGTGATCGTGCTTGCGGTTCGTAAACAAGGGGGCGAAACAATCTTCAATCCCCCCGCTGAACTCGAGATCTCGGCCGGTGATTTCCTGATCGTCATGGGTGAGCGGTCGAGCTTACAAAAGCTTGAACAGATTCTTACCAGCTAG
- a CDS encoding alginate lyase family protein, whose product MNFRKSAVSNALLLCALCAAFCSPAAVQAQTWVHPGIVVSQQQLDATRAAYQANNSVIVSQVNKAMSSSYGSLSYTVQGPWPGGINQCGAFSHPNNGCQEADNDSNAAYVQALLWYITGNQTYANNAINIMNTYANNFIGYAGTNGLSCPSGTDCSNGPLQSGWDSQKWPRAAEIIRWGKPGGNGSGWSSSNIQAFTNMLNNVYLPVIQNGSGVNGNWDMSMIDGIMQIAVFTENASLLATARSFWQGRVPDLFYLQSVDGGFHAPSPRGNPSWYGQTVFDSSTTNVAQETCRDLTHTEDSIAGTINAAETDWIQGGSLYQDTGSAAQQRIVGSINVMAGFEGQGGGQNALITAPTNYCTSSGATHIGQITLGSGSTYAIGYNHYHNRLNDPNLADGSGSSGLHGTANVYNWIQNGLLNLSLTGDYGNHMTLFEALTHSTNLCQTVGSSWSNTSFAAQTGTFTATFNATPSGSPINTVMGLSNGPQTVYTSLAAIVRFNPSGFIDAYNGTGYSAVSTIPYSGGTMYTFEFDVDVAAQTYTVWVTPRGGTKTLVGLNFVFRTSAPTLNNLSLYAAAGTNNVCGFTATASGPSCQSASTTWNNTPFTSESTTFTATYTATPSANLINTVMGLTDGPQSAYTSLAAIARFNPSGFIDAYNSTGYQAANSIPYTGGTTYAFEFIVNVPAQTYTVYVTPAGGTTTLVGQNYGFRLNAPTLNNQALYAAVGSNNVCSFTPSNY is encoded by the coding sequence ATGAACTTTCGGAAGTCCGCAGTCAGTAATGCCCTCTTGCTCTGCGCATTGTGCGCGGCGTTCTGCTCCCCAGCGGCGGTCCAGGCCCAGACATGGGTACATCCCGGCATTGTGGTGAGCCAGCAGCAGCTGGATGCAACCCGTGCTGCATACCAGGCAAATAATTCTGTCATCGTCAGCCAGGTGAACAAGGCGATGAGCAGCAGCTATGGCTCATTGAGCTACACGGTGCAGGGGCCGTGGCCCGGTGGCATCAACCAGTGCGGAGCCTTCTCGCATCCCAATAACGGATGTCAGGAGGCGGACAACGACTCCAACGCGGCTTATGTGCAGGCTCTGCTGTGGTACATCACGGGCAACCAGACCTACGCGAATAACGCGATCAACATCATGAACACCTACGCGAACAACTTCATAGGGTACGCCGGGACCAACGGACTTTCGTGCCCGAGCGGCACGGATTGCTCGAACGGGCCGCTGCAGTCGGGGTGGGACTCGCAGAAGTGGCCGCGCGCGGCGGAGATCATCCGCTGGGGCAAGCCCGGCGGCAATGGCTCCGGATGGTCTTCTTCGAACATCCAGGCCTTTACGAACATGCTGAATAACGTCTACCTGCCTGTGATTCAGAACGGATCGGGCGTGAACGGCAACTGGGACATGTCGATGATCGACGGTATCATGCAGATTGCCGTGTTCACGGAGAACGCATCGCTGCTGGCGACGGCGCGCTCGTTCTGGCAGGGGCGCGTGCCTGACCTCTTCTATCTGCAGTCTGTCGATGGAGGCTTCCATGCACCTTCCCCGCGTGGCAACCCGAGCTGGTATGGGCAGACGGTCTTCGACTCGTCGACCACGAACGTTGCGCAGGAGACCTGCCGCGATCTGACGCATACGGAAGACAGCATCGCCGGAACCATCAACGCTGCGGAGACGGACTGGATCCAGGGCGGCTCACTCTACCAGGACACCGGCAGCGCAGCCCAGCAGCGCATCGTCGGCTCGATAAATGTGATGGCAGGCTTTGAAGGCCAGGGGGGCGGTCAGAACGCGCTCATCACGGCACCCACAAACTACTGCACCAGCTCTGGTGCGACGCACATCGGCCAGATCACGCTCGGCTCTGGCTCGACGTACGCGATCGGCTATAACCACTACCACAACCGCCTGAACGATCCGAACCTGGCGGATGGCTCTGGATCGAGCGGCCTGCATGGCACGGCGAATGTCTATAACTGGATCCAGAACGGGCTGCTGAATCTGTCTCTCACGGGCGATTATGGCAACCATATGACGCTGTTCGAGGCCCTGACGCACTCAACGAATCTGTGCCAGACGGTGGGCAGTTCGTGGAGCAACACTTCGTTTGCGGCGCAGACGGGGACCTTTACGGCGACGTTCAACGCGACTCCCTCGGGGAGCCCGATCAATACCGTTATGGGCCTGAGCAATGGGCCGCAGACCGTCTACACCAGCCTGGCGGCGATCGTGCGGTTCAATCCCTCGGGGTTCATCGACGCGTATAACGGCACGGGGTACAGTGCAGTCTCGACCATTCCTTACTCGGGCGGCACGATGTATACGTTCGAGTTCGACGTGGACGTGGCGGCCCAGACCTACACGGTCTGGGTGACTCCGCGAGGCGGCACGAAGACCCTGGTGGGGTTGAACTTCGTGTTCCGCACCAGCGCGCCGACCTTGAACAACCTGTCGCTGTATGCGGCGGCTGGCACGAACAATGTCTGCGGCTTTACGGCGACTGCGAGCGGCCCCTCGTGCCAGAGCGCGAGCACCACGTGGAACAACACGCCCTTCACGAGTGAGTCGACTACCTTCACGGCGACCTACACGGCGACTCCTTCGGCGAACCTCATCAATACCGTGATGGGCCTAACGGATGGGCCGCAGAGCGCCTACACCAGCCTGGCGGCGATCGCGCGGTTCAATCCCTCGGGGTTCATCGACGCGTATAACAGCACGGGCTACCAGGCGGCCAACAGTATTCCGTACACCGGTGGGACAACCTACGCGTTCGAGTTCATCGTGAACGTGCCGGCCCAGACGTATACGGTGTACGTCACTCCGGCGGGAGGGACGACGACGCTGGTCGGCCAGAACTACGGCTTCCGGCTGAACGCCCCTACCTTGAACAACCAGGCGCTTTATGCCGCGGTGGGTTCCAACAATGTTTGCAGCTTCACCCCAAGCAATTATTGA